The following coding sequences lie in one Pseudomonas sp. SL4(2022) genomic window:
- a CDS encoding methyl-accepting chemotaxis protein, with protein sequence MQQIATAINEVTYGVQDVAKNAEHASSEVHNAEEQTQQGQQNIESSLRQINDLSTTISQAVSVIQALAQESTQIGSVLEVIRSIAEQTNLLALNAAIEAARAGEQGRGFAVVADEVRLLAQRTQKSTAEIQVMIERLQGNSEAAVKVINESSQASHLTIEQASQAGGSLIQIAGGLRKLSVLNTSIASATLQQSHVVEDINQTITQAAGLAHNNAQAAQQSSVAGQQLGLLAEQLNKLLGQFRV encoded by the coding sequence ATGCAGCAGATCGCCACAGCCATCAACGAGGTGACATATGGCGTACAAGATGTCGCGAAGAACGCAGAGCACGCCTCTTCGGAAGTGCATAACGCCGAAGAGCAGACACAGCAAGGTCAGCAAAACATTGAAAGCAGCCTGCGTCAGATCAATGATCTATCCACAACCATCAGCCAAGCGGTCAGCGTGATTCAGGCCTTGGCCCAGGAAAGTACACAAATTGGCAGCGTGCTCGAAGTAATCCGTTCAATTGCCGAACAGACCAACTTGCTGGCGCTCAACGCCGCGATTGAAGCGGCTCGCGCCGGCGAGCAAGGGCGCGGATTTGCGGTGGTTGCCGATGAGGTGCGCCTATTGGCTCAACGCACGCAAAAATCCACAGCTGAAATCCAGGTCATGATTGAACGCCTGCAAGGTAACTCTGAGGCGGCAGTAAAAGTTATCAACGAAAGCAGTCAAGCCTCACACCTGACGATTGAACAAGCCAGCCAAGCTGGCGGGAGCCTCATTCAGATCGCAGGCGGCTTGCGCAAACTCAGCGTGCTCAACACTTCCATCGCCAGCGCGACACTGCAACAATCCCACGTCGTCGAAGACATCAATCAGACTATTACCCAAGCGGCAGGCCTGGCTCATAACAATGCACAGGCCGCTCAGCAATCCAGTGTGGCGGGACAGCAGCTTGGCCTACTTGCCGAGCAGCTCAATAAACTCCTTGGGCAGTTCAGAGTATGA
- a CDS encoding GntR family transcriptional regulator, with protein MNEQLQPLKKQTREGKSTRSGTQDDVVYAHIFDAILEQRLAPGTKLSEEALGEIFGVSRTIIRRALSRLAHEGVVLLRPNRGAVVASPGAEEARQIFYVRRMIERAITELACKNAKPEQIAALRQMVINERDCFARGDRGMGIRLSGEFHLKLAEAAGNLTLLGFLRSLISQTSLIIALYESNSRTHCSDAEHDQVIDAIEAGNVDVAVDLMMRHMDSVDAKLNLDGETASDDLHAVFSHLLPSGKKKASGR; from the coding sequence ATGAACGAACAATTGCAGCCCCTAAAGAAGCAGACGCGCGAAGGCAAAAGCACTCGCAGCGGGACTCAGGACGATGTCGTTTACGCCCATATCTTTGATGCCATTCTTGAGCAGCGTCTGGCGCCTGGCACCAAGCTCAGTGAAGAGGCGCTCGGTGAAATCTTCGGCGTCAGTCGCACCATCATCCGCCGTGCACTGTCGCGCCTGGCCCATGAAGGGGTGGTGCTGCTGCGCCCGAACCGTGGTGCGGTAGTGGCCAGCCCGGGGGCGGAAGAAGCCCGGCAGATCTTCTATGTGCGGCGGATGATCGAGCGCGCGATTACCGAACTGGCCTGCAAGAATGCCAAGCCTGAGCAGATTGCCGCGCTGCGCCAGATGGTGATCAATGAGCGCGACTGTTTCGCCCGTGGTGACCGTGGCATGGGTATTCGTCTGTCCGGTGAGTTCCACCTGAAGCTCGCCGAAGCGGCAGGCAACTTGACCTTGCTGGGCTTTCTGCGCAGCCTGATTTCGCAGACCTCACTGATTATCGCCTTGTACGAAAGCAACAGTCGCACCCATTGTTCGGATGCCGAGCATGATCAGGTCATCGATGCGATTGAAGCCGGCAATGTGGATGTGGCGGTCGACCTGATGATGCGTCATATGGACAGTGTGGATGCGAAGCTCAATCTGGATGGCGAAACCGCATCAGACGACTTGCATGCAGTGTTTTCCCACTTATTGCCCAGCGGGAAGAAAAAAGCGTCAGGCCGCTAA
- a CDS encoding nitrite/sulfite reductase yields the protein MYVYDQYDQKIVEDRVKQFRDQTRRYLAGELSGEEFRPLRLQNGLYIQRFAPMLRVAVPYGLMSSTQVRMMAKIARDYDKGYAHISTRQNVQFNWPDLEDVPDILAELATVQMHAIQTSGNCIRNTTTDQFAGVAKDEIIDPRPWCEIIRQWSTFHPEFTHLPRKFKIAVNGAVSDRAAIEVHDIGLEAVQNDAGELGFRVSVGGGLGRTPIVGSFINEFLPWQHLISYLDAILRVYNRYGRRDNKYKARIKILVKALTPEIFAERVNAEWIHLKDGPTTLTEAEVARVAAHFIDPAYKALEDQDVTLAALDAEHPGFARWRQRNTFAHKKPGYVAVTLSLKPTGVAPGDVTDKQFDAIADLADRYSFGEVRNSHNQNIILADVEQAQLFTLWGELRENGFATPNVGLLTDIICCPGGDFCSLANAKSIPIAEAIQRRFDDLDYLFDIGNIDLNISGCMNACGHHHVGHIGILGVDKKGQEFYQVSLGGSAGRDASLAQILGPSFAEADMADVIDKIVKVYVERRTEEESFLDTFRRIGVDPFKERVYAANH from the coding sequence ATGTACGTATACGACCAGTACGATCAAAAAATCGTCGAAGACCGCGTTAAGCAGTTCCGCGATCAAACCCGCCGTTACCTTGCCGGTGAACTGAGCGGTGAAGAATTCCGCCCGCTGCGCCTGCAGAATGGCCTGTACATCCAGCGCTTTGCGCCCATGCTGCGCGTTGCCGTGCCGTACGGTCTGATGTCGTCCACCCAAGTGCGCATGATGGCCAAGATTGCCCGTGACTACGACAAGGGTTACGCGCACATCAGCACCCGTCAGAACGTCCAATTCAACTGGCCAGACCTGGAAGATGTGCCTGACATTCTTGCCGAGCTGGCCACCGTGCAGATGCATGCGATCCAGACCAGCGGCAACTGCATCCGCAATACCACCACCGACCAATTCGCCGGTGTGGCCAAGGATGAAATCATCGACCCACGTCCGTGGTGCGAGATCATTCGTCAGTGGTCGACCTTCCACCCCGAGTTCACCCACCTGCCGCGCAAGTTCAAGATTGCCGTCAACGGCGCAGTGAGCGACCGTGCCGCGATTGAAGTGCACGACATCGGCCTGGAAGCGGTACAGAACGACGCTGGCGAGCTGGGCTTCCGTGTTTCCGTCGGTGGCGGCCTGGGCCGTACCCCGATCGTCGGCAGCTTTATCAACGAATTCCTGCCGTGGCAGCACCTGATCAGTTACCTCGACGCCATCCTGCGTGTGTACAACCGCTATGGCCGTCGCGATAACAAGTACAAGGCGCGCATCAAGATTCTGGTCAAGGCGTTGACCCCTGAAATCTTCGCCGAGCGAGTCAATGCTGAGTGGATCCACCTGAAAGACGGTCCGACCACCCTGACCGAAGCTGAAGTGGCTCGCGTTGCCGCGCACTTTATCGACCCGGCTTACAAAGCCCTCGAGGATCAGGATGTAACACTGGCTGCCCTGGATGCCGAACACCCAGGCTTTGCCCGCTGGCGTCAGCGCAACACCTTCGCCCATAAGAAACCGGGCTATGTGGCCGTGACTCTGTCGCTCAAGCCAACCGGCGTGGCACCGGGCGATGTCACCGACAAACAGTTTGACGCGATTGCCGACCTGGCCGACCGCTACAGCTTTGGCGAAGTGCGCAACAGCCACAACCAAAACATCATCCTCGCGGATGTTGAGCAGGCGCAGCTGTTCACCCTGTGGGGAGAACTGCGTGAAAACGGTTTCGCCACGCCGAACGTCGGCCTGCTAACCGACATCATCTGCTGCCCCGGCGGCGACTTCTGCTCGCTGGCCAACGCCAAGTCGATCCCAATTGCCGAAGCCATCCAGCGTCGTTTCGACGACCTGGATTACCTGTTCGATATCGGCAATATCGATCTGAATATCTCCGGCTGCATGAACGCCTGCGGTCACCACCACGTTGGCCATATCGGCATCCTCGGGGTGGACAAGAAAGGTCAGGAGTTCTATCAGGTATCGCTCGGCGGCAGCGCCGGTCGCGACGCGAGCCTGGCGCAGATCCTCGGCCCCTCCTTCGCCGAAGCGGACATGGCTGACGTGATCGACAAGATCGTCAAGGTCTATGTTGAGCGCCGCACCGAAGAGGAGAGTTTCCTCGACACCTTCCGCCGTATCGGTGTAGACCCGTTCAAGGAGCGCGTATATGCAGCGAATCATTAA
- a CDS encoding DUF934 domain-containing protein, with the protein MQRIIKNAQLIDESWHLLPKDATLDGIPNCDDLIVPLGLWVEHSTALKARDGGLGVWLDAGEEIEEIADQLDNFQVIALNFPAFTDGRHCSTAYLLRNRYGYRGEVRAIGDVLRDQLFSYQRVGFDAFALREDKDPVDALKAFEEFSEVYQASTDQPLPLFRRRA; encoded by the coding sequence ATGCAGCGAATCATTAAGAACGCTCAGCTGATTGACGAAAGCTGGCACCTGCTGCCCAAGGACGCCACGCTGGACGGCATTCCCAACTGCGACGACCTGATCGTACCGCTGGGCTTGTGGGTCGAGCACAGCACCGCGCTCAAGGCCCGCGATGGCGGCCTGGGAGTGTGGCTGGATGCCGGAGAGGAAATCGAGGAAATCGCCGATCAACTGGATAACTTCCAGGTCATCGCGCTGAACTTCCCTGCTTTTACCGATGGCCGCCACTGCTCCACCGCCTACCTGCTGCGCAATCGTTACGGCTATAGAGGCGAAGTGCGCGCCATCGGCGATGTTCTGCGTGATCAGTTGTTCTCCTACCAGCGCGTTGGCTTCGATGCCTTTGCTCTGCGGGAAGACAAAGACCCAGTGGACGCTTTGAAAGCCTTCGAGGAATTCAGCGAGGTGTATCAGGCCTCCACCGATCAGCCGCTGCCGCTGTTCCGTCGGCGTGCCTGA